In the genome of uncultured Pseudomonas sp., the window GGCGAGGCCATCGAGCAGAGCTGCATCTATATGCCGGACCCAAGTTGGCTGGAGTACGACTACACCCGCGCCATGCTGCTTGGTGCGCTGTGCCATGAATACCCGGAAACGGCACTGTTTCTCGGGTTGGGTGCCGGCAACCTGACCCAGGCGTGCCTGAAGTTTCTGCCGTTGGACGATGTCGAGGTGATCGAGCTGCGCGCCGATGTGCCGCGTCTGGCCATGGAGCATATGGGTCTGGCCGATGACCCTCGGCTGACCATTCGCATTGGTGATGCTTTGGAGTTGCTGGAAAGCGCGGAAAAGACTGATTTGTTGTTTGTTGATCTGTACACCGACCACGGCCCGGCGACTGGGCATCTGGCTTGGCGCTTTCTGGAAAACTGTCAGAAGCAGCTTAACCCTGGTGGTTGGTTGATCATCAATCAATGGGCCGGCAGCGACGGCAAGCCGCTTGGCGCACCGCTGCTGCGCGGTCTTTACCATCGGCATTACTGGGAATGCCCGGTGAAGGAGGGCAACGTGGTGTTGCTGGTGCCGGCTGATATGGACCAGGAACTCGATCTCGACGAGTTGCGCCGCCGTGATGCCTTGCTCGCCCCGCAGTTGGGCTACTCGCTGGAGTCATTGATTAAAGCGGTACGCCCGGCGTCCTGAGCAGAGCGCCGGGCGGCCTGGTCAGCGACCTTTGAAGTCGCCCGGGCGTCGCTCCAGCATGGCCTTGACGCCTTCCTGGGCGTCTTCGCTGACCATCAGATGGGTGATGGTCGGGTGCAGGTTGGCAGCGGCGGCGGCCGGACCTTCGTGCACCGCCTGGCGGGCCGAAGCCAGGGTGGCCTGCACGCCCAGTGGTGCCTGGGCGGCAATTCGTTCGGCCAGCCACAGGGCTTGGGGCAGCAACTCCTCGCTGGCCAGCACTTCTTGTACCAGCCCCAGGCGATAGGCCTCGTGAGCGTCGAACTCGTCACCGGTGAGCAGCCAGCGCATGGCGTTGCCCCAGCCCGCCGTTTGGTGCATGCGCAAGGTCGCGCCGCCAAATGGGAAGATGCCGCGCTGCACTTCCATCTGGGCAAAACGGGTGTTGCTCGCGCAGAGGTTGATGTCCGAGGCCAGCATCAGCTCGATACCGATGGTGAAGCAGTAACCGTGCGCGGCGACTATCACCGGTTTGCTTACCCGCGGCCCACCGAATACGCCCCAGGGGTCGCAGCCGCCAGCGGGGATTTGCCAGCCGGCGGCAAACTGCGCCGCCACATTGGCCAGGTCCAAACCCGCAGTGAAATGCTCGCCGTGGGCAAAGATCAGCGCCACCCGCGCTTCGCTGTCGCGCTCGAATTCACCGTAGGCCAGGCACATGTCATCGAGCATGGGCAGGTCGAAGGCGTTGCGTTTGTTCGCTCGGTCCAGGCCAATCAACATGATATGGCCACGTTTTTCACGGCTGACGCGACCGCTGGTGCTAGAAGACATGATTAGGAGTCCTTGTGCGCAGGGTGAGTGAATTGGGGCTTGCGGCTGTTGTGGCGTTTCAGTTTGAGGCTATCAGATGATCGCGGTATGGCACGCGAGAGGTGTTGCTTACGCATTTTTATTGAAAAGCAGGCACATCAGTCCGCTTTTCCGGTATAGTGCGCGCCGGTCAATTCTTGGCCACGTTCAGGTAGTACAGCTCGCCCGAAGGTTAACTTTGGCAGTTAGTCCGTTTTGCGGACTATCCTTGACGATTCATTTATCACACGTTTTCGCAAATCCCCGCCGACATGGCTGCCAGGGTGACTTTCGGGTCTTACACGGCATGCGTAGCTTTGGAATATGGGTCTTTGCGGATGCACTTGAGGCAGACCCATGACCCAGGAAACCGGCGGCTTCGCCGCTCTCGATCTCCATCCCAATGTTCTCGCTGCTGTAATTGCTACTGGCTATGAAGAGCCGTCGGCCATTCAGATTCAAGCGATTCCAGTAATTCTGGCTGGCCACGACATGATCGGCCAGGCGCAGACCGGTACCGGTAAAACCGCTGCCTTCGCCCTGCCAATTCTCAGCCGTATCGACCCGGCCAAGCGTCAGCCACAAGCGCTGATCCTCGCCCCGACACGTGAGCTGGCGTTGCAGGTTGCCACCGCGTTTGAAACCTATTCCAAGCAAATGCCGGGCGTCAATGTCATCGCCGTGTACGGCGGTGCACCGATGGGTCCACAGCTTAAAGCGATCCGTAATGGCGCGCAGATTGTTGTGGCCACGCCGGGGCGTCTGGTTGACCACCTGCGTCGTGACGAGAAAGTGCTGTCGACTATTCAGCACCTGGTCCTCGACGAAGCCGACGAGATGCTCAAGCTGGGCTTTATGGATGACCTCGAAGTCATCTTCAAGGCCATGCCGGAAAGCCGTCAGAGCGTGCTGTTCTCCGCCACGCTGCCGCACTCGATCCGTGCCATCGCGGAAAAGCACCTGCGTGACCCCAAGCACGTCAAGATCGAAACCAAAACCCAGACCGTAACTGCGATTGAGCAGGTGCATCTGATGGTTCACGCCGACCAGAAGCATGCTGCCGTACTGCGACTGCTGGAAGTCGAAGAGTTCGACGCGCTGATCGGTTTCGTACGCACCAAGCAAGCCACCCTGGATCTGGCCGCCGCGCTGGAAGCCAAGGGTTACAAGGCTGCTGCCCTGAACGGTGACATCGCGCAGAACCAGCGTGAGCGCGTCATCGACTCGCTGAAAGATGGCCGTTTGGACATCGTCATTGCCACCGACGTTGCCGCTCGCGGCCTCGACGTGCCGCGCATCACCCACGTGATGAACGTGGACATGCCGTACGACCCAGAGTCTTACGTGCACCGTATTGGCCGTACTGGTCGTGCCGGCCGTACCGGTCGTGCGCTGCTGCTGGTCACCCCGCGTGAGCGCCGCATGCTGCAAGTGATCGAGCGCGTCACCGGGCAAAAAGTCGGTGAGGTCAAACTGCCGGACGCCCAGCAAGTGCTGGACGCTCGCATCAAGAAGCTGACCAACAGCCTGGCACCACTGGTGGCGGATGCTGAAGCCAGCCACGGTGAGCTGCTGGATCGTCTGACTGCTGACATTGGTTGCACCCCGCGTGCTTTGGCTGCGGCCCTGCTGCGCAAGGCCACTAACGGTCAGGCGCTGACCCTGGCTGAAGTTCAGCGTGATCAGCCGCTGGTACCTGGTAGCGGTGGTGCTCCGCGTGAACGCAGCGAGCGCAGTGAGCGTCCTGATCGTGAAGGCAGCCGCGAGCGTCGTGCTCCAGTGCCGCTGGGTGAAGGTCGTGCACGTTGCCGTACCGCGCTGGGTGCGCGTGATGGTATCGCCGCGAAGAACCTGCTCGGCGCGATCCTCAATGAAGGCGGTCTGGCCCGCGAAGACATCGGGCGCATTCAGGTGCGTGAGAGCTTCAGCCTGGTCGAGCTGCCGGAAGAGGGTCTCGATCGTCTGTTGGGCAAGCTGAAAGACACCCGCGTCGGTGGCAAGCCGCTCAAGCTGCGTCGTTATCGCGAAGATTGATCCTTCGCTAAATAAAAAGCCCCGCCTAGTGCGGGGCTTTTTTATGTCTGCGGTTTGCCGGCTAGGGCTCAGGTGAAGCTGTAAATATCCATCCCCAGGGCGCCCAGGGTGAAGCCGCTGTGTTCGACCTTGAACTGCCCACCGGCAGCCTCGGCAAAGAACAGTGGTAGCAGGTGCTCGTCGCTGGGGTGGTTGCGCAGGGCATGCGGCGCTTGTCGGCGATAGTCTTGCAAGGCCGCGTGATCCTGCTGACTCAGCTTGTCGACCACCCAGTCGCGGAAGGCCTGGGCCCAGGGTTCGATGCTCTCTGGCCGCGCTTGCCAATCCAGCTCGCCGAGGTTGTGGGTGATGCTGCCTGAGCCGATCAGCAGCACACCTTGCGTACGCAAGCTGGCGAGGGCCTGGCCGATTTGGCGCTGCAATCCCGGACCCTGCTGGCTGGGAAGGGAAACCTGTACCACCGGTATATCGGCTTGCGGGTACATCAATCGCAGTGGCACCCAGGCGCCGTGATCCAGTGGCCGCTCGGCATCCAGTTGCGCAGGCAGGCCAGCCTGGGCCAGCAGCTGCACGATCTCGCCCGCTAGCAGGGGATCGCCAGGGGCCGGGTAGTGCAGCTGATAGAGTTCAGGCGGGAAGCCATGGAAGTCATGCCAGGTGTCCGGTTTGCCAGCGCTGCCGACCCGCAGTTCGCGGCTTTCCCAGTGCGCTGAAACCAGCACAATGGCGCGTGGTTTCGCTAGCTGCTGAGCCAGGCGGGTGATGGCGGTGCCGCTGGCGCCGGGTTGCAGGGCGAGCATGGGTGAGCCGTGGGAGATAAACAGGCTGGGTAATAACATGGCGAGTTCCTGAGCAGTTATCTGTATCTTCTATCAGTCAGGCTGTGCATAAAAGCGCAAATATCCCAGTGTTTTCATCGTATTTGTAGATGAGTTGTCTGTGGGACGAATCTTTTGACCTTGTTGGCTGCTTTGCGCCAGGATCCTCATCTGAATATTTACAGGAGTCGTTATGCACGCAGAGTTTTGGCAGGCGCGTTGGTCGCGCAGTGAGATTGGCTTCCACCTCTCCGAGGTCAATCCTTACCTGCAGCGTTACTGGCCGGCGCTGGAGTTGGCTCAGGGTGCGCAGGTGCTGGTGCCGTTGTGCGGTAAGAGCGTAGATATGGCCTGGCTGGCTGGGCAGGGTTATCAGGTGATCGGTATTGAGTTGGCGCAGCGCGCCGTGGAAGACTTTTTTGCTGAGCATGGGCTTGAGCCGCAGATCAGTCAGGATGGCGTGTTCCAGGTCTACCGAGCCGGCGCAGTGACGATTTACTGTGGGGATTTGTTCGCCTTGGAGCCTCGGCATGTGGCGCAGTGCAGCGCGCTGTATGACCGTGCCGCCTTGATTGCCCTGCCCGAAGCCATGCGTGAGCGCTATGTCGCCCGCTTGGCTGAGCTGCTACCGGGCTCTATCCAGGCGTTACTAGTCGCGCTTGACTACGATCAGGGGCAAATGGACGGGCCGCCTTTTGCGGTGAATGAAGCGCAAGTGCAACGTTTGCTCGCCAGGCATTGGCAGATTGAGCTGTTGGAAGAGTGTGATGTGCTGGGGCAGAACTGGAGGTTTTTGCAGCGTGGGCTCAGCCGCCTGGATGAGCGGGTGTATCGACTGCAGCGTCAATAAATCAGTGTGCTTGCTCTAGCGTTAAGCCGTCTGCTGATGGCTTAACGCGTTGTGTTGGCGGCTTGGCGGGTCATACCGCCTCGATGGCGATTTTCTCGAATACCTCCGGCGTCAGCGCTGCCAAGCCATAGCTGTCGAGCACCTCGCGAGGATGTTGCTCACCGGGGAAGCTACTGTCGATCATGCTCAGAAGTTGCAGGCCGCGATCGGTCAGCACAAAGTTTTCACCGTTACCGCCTTGGCTCTCCGGGCGCGGGGCAATAAACCCAGCCTTGAGCAATTGAGCTTCGTATTTTGTGGCTTGGGCCTTGAGCGCATCCAGATCATCGACAGGATGCCCGGCTTGGCCCGCTTCGGCGGCTAATTCTTCGGCATAGGCGCGTGGGGCAAAGCGCTCATCGGCAGTGTTTTGCACTTCATGCAGCAAGCGTTCGATAAGATCCCAGTCGTATTTCATGTGAGTGTCTCCCGTTATCGTTGAGCTCGGTGCCTGTCCGAGAGCTAATCAATCTTTGGGTTTAACCTTCTTAAAATCCGACTCGGGGTGGTGGCTTAAGTTCGCTTAGTGCCCACGGCCCGCAGCTGAGGACGTCTGCGCGGGTTAATAAAAATGGCGACCCGAGGGTCGCCATTTTTATAGTCTGTGCTTGACTTAGCCGCGCTGACGCAGGGCTTCGATACGCTGCTCCAGTGGCGGATGAGTCATCAGTAGGCCAGCCAAGCCGTTTTTCAGGCCGCCGTTAATGCCGAAGGCCATCATGCTGTTGGGCATGTGCACCGGCACTTCCTGTTCGGCGCGCAGGCGCTGCAGGGCGGCGATCATTGCGCCAGTGCCGGCCAGGCGGGCACCGGCTTCGTCGGCCTTGAATTCGCGCTTACGCGAGAACCACATGACGATGATGCTGGCCAGGATGCCGAGTATCAGCTCAGCAAAGATGGTGGCGACGAAGTAACCAATGCCTGGGCCGTCTTCGTTTTTCAGGATGACCTTGTCGACGAAGTTGCCGAAGATCCGCGCGAAGAACATCACGAAGGTGTTCACCACGCCCTGAATCAGCGCCAGGGTGACCATGTCGCCATTGGCCACGTGGCCGATTTCGTGGGCCAGAACGGCTTTTACTTCGTCGGGCGAGAAGCGCTCCAGCAGGCCCTGGCTGACGGCAACCAGGGCATCGTTCTTGTTCCAGCCGGTGGCAAATGCGTTGGACTCGTACGCCGGGAAAATACCGACTTCCGGCATCTTGATTCCGGCTTCGCGGGACAGCTCTTCCACGGTCTGTAGCAGCCATTGCTCGTGGCGGGTGCGTGGTTGGGTGATGATTTCGGTCTTGGTGCTCATCTTCGCCATCCACTTGGACAGCAGTAGCGAGATCAGCGAGCCGGCGAAACCGAACACGGCGCAGAAAACCAGCAGGCTGCCATAATTCTGGCCGGTAAAGCGGTCAACCCCAAGTAACTTCAGGGTGATGCTGGCGATGATCAACACCGCAATGTTGGTGGCCAGGAACAGCATAATGCGCATCATGGTGTATTGAGACTCCTCAAGGGGAATAGCTATCAGACCGCTGTACAACCATGGATTGGCTGCTTCGCCTGGTTGTGCAGCGGCCTGCTGTTAGTTATGTCGGCTATATAAGGGCGCGCCCCCCGGCACTTCAACCCGGCGACTATTTCAAACTATGTCGCTTGTACCGTTTAGGCTGCTTTCAAACAGCAGGCGGGTGAGGCGGGCGACGCGTTCGCCGTGCCGTTGGCCCAGCGCTTCACGCAGCTGGAACGCCAGGGTGGCATGGACGCGGCGCACGCTGGGCGGCAGCGCATCGCCTTCACGCAAGGCGTGGGGCACACCGCGGGTCAGGCGCAGAAAGCCTTTTTCGCTGAGCACGGCCTGATCCAGGGCGTCGTAGCCAATGGTGGTGTCGAAGCGGATGTAGCCTTCCTCGGCCAGCCACAACAGCGCGCCCAGGCAGCTTTGGTGGCGTGGCGTGGGCAGGCCGAATTCGTCAGGCTCTTCACGGCCGATCAGGTCTTCGACATACAGCGCGGCTTTGCTGGGAAACGCCTGGTACAGGGTCAGCATGCCGGCGGCGGCGTCCTTGTAAAAGTCGTCGATCTGCAGGTCCATGGGGTTACTGCTGGTAAGTTTTGAGGAAGCTACCAATCCGGCCGATGGCCATTTCCAGCTCATCCACGCGCGGCAGGGTGACCACGCGGAAGTGATCCGGCCATGGCCAATTGAAGGCGGTGCCTTGCACGATCAACAGTTTTTCCGAAAGCAGCAGGTCGAGAACGAATTTCTCGTCGTTGTGGATCGGGCAGATTTTTGGATCAATCTTCGGGAAGGCATACAGCGCGCCCATGGGTTTGACGCAGCTAACGCCTGGGATGTCGTTGAGCAGCTCCCAGGTGCGGTTGCGTTGCTCCAGTAGGCGGCCTTGTGGCAACACCAGGTCATTGATGCTCTGGTAGCCGCCCAGGGCCGTTTGGATCGCGTGTTGGCTCGGCACGTTGGCGCACAGGCGCATGTTGGCGAGTATGTCGATGCCTTCGATATAGCTTTGTGCGCGGTGCTTGGGCCCGGAAATTGCCACCCAGCCAGAGCGAAAGCCCGCTACACGGTAGGACTTGGACAGACCGTTGAAGGTCAGGCAGAGCACGTCCGGGGCCAGCGAGGCGGTGGAAATGTGCTGGGCTTCGTCGTAGAGGATCTTGTCGTAGATCTCGTCGGAGAACAGCACCAGATTGTGCTGGCGCGCCAGTTCGACGATGTCCATCAGCACTTCTTTGGAGTACACCGCACCGGTGGGGTTGTTCGGGTTGATCAACACCAGCGCTTTAGTGTTCGGGGTGATCTTGGCCTTCATGTCAGCGATATCGGGGAACCAGCCGGCTTGCTCATCGCACAGGTAATGCACCGGCTTGCCGCCGGCCAAAGCTACTGCGGCGGTCCACAGCGGGTAGTCCGGAGCCGGGATCAGCACTTCATCGCCGTTATTGAGCAGCGCCTGCATGGCCATCACGATCAGCTCGGAGACGCCGTTGCCGAGGTAGATGTCCTCAATGCCAACGCCTTCTACCTGCTTCTGCTGGTA includes:
- a CDS encoding class III extradiol ring-cleavage dioxygenase, with the protein product MLLPSLFISHGSPMLALQPGASGTAITRLAQQLAKPRAIVLVSAHWESRELRVGSAGKPDTWHDFHGFPPELYQLHYPAPGDPLLAGEIVQLLAQAGLPAQLDAERPLDHGAWVPLRLMYPQADIPVVQVSLPSQQGPGLQRQIGQALASLRTQGVLLIGSGSITHNLGELDWQARPESIEPWAQAFRDWVVDKLSQQDHAALQDYRRQAPHALRNHPSDEHLLPLFFAEAAGGQFKVEHSGFTLGALGMDIYSFT
- the htpX gene encoding protease HtpX — protein: MMRIMLFLATNIAVLIIASITLKLLGVDRFTGQNYGSLLVFCAVFGFAGSLISLLLSKWMAKMSTKTEIITQPRTRHEQWLLQTVEELSREAGIKMPEVGIFPAYESNAFATGWNKNDALVAVSQGLLERFSPDEVKAVLAHEIGHVANGDMVTLALIQGVVNTFVMFFARIFGNFVDKVILKNEDGPGIGYFVATIFAELILGILASIIVMWFSRKREFKADEAGARLAGTGAMIAALQRLRAEQEVPVHMPNSMMAFGINGGLKNGLAGLLMTHPPLEQRIEALRQRG
- a CDS encoding thiopurine S-methyltransferase; this translates as MHAEFWQARWSRSEIGFHLSEVNPYLQRYWPALELAQGAQVLVPLCGKSVDMAWLAGQGYQVIGIELAQRAVEDFFAEHGLEPQISQDGVFQVYRAGAVTIYCGDLFALEPRHVAQCSALYDRAALIALPEAMRERYVARLAELLPGSIQALLVALDYDQGQMDGPPFAVNEAQVQRLLARHWQIELLEECDVLGQNWRFLQRGLSRLDERVYRLQRQ
- a CDS encoding pyridoxal phosphate-dependent aminotransferase; translation: MQFSKSNKLANVCYDIRGPVLKHAKRLEEEGHRILKLNIGNPAPFGFEAPEEILQDVIRNLPTAQGYSDSKGLFSARKAVMQYYQQKQVEGVGIEDIYLGNGVSELIVMAMQALLNNGDEVLIPAPDYPLWTAAVALAGGKPVHYLCDEQAGWFPDIADMKAKITPNTKALVLINPNNPTGAVYSKEVLMDIVELARQHNLVLFSDEIYDKILYDEAQHISTASLAPDVLCLTFNGLSKSYRVAGFRSGWVAISGPKHRAQSYIEGIDILANMRLCANVPSQHAIQTALGGYQSINDLVLPQGRLLEQRNRTWELLNDIPGVSCVKPMGALYAFPKIDPKICPIHNDEKFVLDLLLSEKLLIVQGTAFNWPWPDHFRVVTLPRVDELEMAIGRIGSFLKTYQQ
- a CDS encoding DEAD/DEAH box helicase; this encodes MTQETGGFAALDLHPNVLAAVIATGYEEPSAIQIQAIPVILAGHDMIGQAQTGTGKTAAFALPILSRIDPAKRQPQALILAPTRELALQVATAFETYSKQMPGVNVIAVYGGAPMGPQLKAIRNGAQIVVATPGRLVDHLRRDEKVLSTIQHLVLDEADEMLKLGFMDDLEVIFKAMPESRQSVLFSATLPHSIRAIAEKHLRDPKHVKIETKTQTVTAIEQVHLMVHADQKHAAVLRLLEVEEFDALIGFVRTKQATLDLAAALEAKGYKAAALNGDIAQNQRERVIDSLKDGRLDIVIATDVAARGLDVPRITHVMNVDMPYDPESYVHRIGRTGRAGRTGRALLLVTPRERRMLQVIERVTGQKVGEVKLPDAQQVLDARIKKLTNSLAPLVADAEASHGELLDRLTADIGCTPRALAAALLRKATNGQALTLAEVQRDQPLVPGSGGAPRERSERSERPDREGSRERRAPVPLGEGRARCRTALGARDGIAAKNLLGAILNEGGLAREDIGRIQVRESFSLVELPEEGLDRLLGKLKDTRVGGKPLKLRRYRED
- a CDS encoding transcriptional regulator, with product MKYDWDLIERLLHEVQNTADERFAPRAYAEELAAEAGQAGHPVDDLDALKAQATKYEAQLLKAGFIAPRPESQGGNGENFVLTDRGLQLLSMIDSSFPGEQHPREVLDSYGLAALTPEVFEKIAIEAV
- a CDS encoding crotonase/enoyl-CoA hydratase family protein produces the protein MSSSTSGRVSREKRGHIMLIGLDRANKRNAFDLPMLDDMCLAYGEFERDSEARVALIFAHGEHFTAGLDLANVAAQFAAGWQIPAGGCDPWGVFGGPRVSKPVIVAAHGYCFTIGIELMLASDINLCASNTRFAQMEVQRGIFPFGGATLRMHQTAGWGNAMRWLLTGDEFDAHEAYRLGLVQEVLASEELLPQALWLAERIAAQAPLGVQATLASARQAVHEGPAAAAANLHPTITHLMVSEDAQEGVKAMLERRPGDFKGR
- a CDS encoding spermidine synthase, with translation MPGLPPVDQMPEPVLIAEVRDAHGVIQVVEMGAYRFLEFGEAIEQSCIYMPDPSWLEYDYTRAMLLGALCHEYPETALFLGLGAGNLTQACLKFLPLDDVEVIELRADVPRLAMEHMGLADDPRLTIRIGDALELLESAEKTDLLFVDLYTDHGPATGHLAWRFLENCQKQLNPGGWLIINQWAGSDGKPLGAPLLRGLYHRHYWECPVKEGNVVLLVPADMDQELDLDELRRRDALLAPQLGYSLESLIKAVRPAS